The following coding sequences lie in one Myxococcus xanthus genomic window:
- a CDS encoding pirin family protein, whose amino-acid sequence MSTTTQVSVPTSPRATSRPRTLESVHGGGELHWVGDGFRVHTLVPSGGLRQERTSPFLLLDYHPPHDYPALAKGQRGVGWHPHRGFETVTLAFEGHVAHRDNAGHSGVISPGDVQWMTAASGILHEEYHEHDFSRRGGTFHMLQLWVNLPRQHKMSAPGYQPITKEQIPVVPVQGGGEATEHSRVRIIAGSYGDAKGPARTFTPISMLDVKVRAGEDFNLSLPSNHNALVLVANGRVTVDAESIRSGELAVFANDGETLSLRAGEDTHFIVLAGEPIHEPIAHTGPFVMNNHREIIQAIDDFESGAFGGIPE is encoded by the coding sequence ATGAGCACCACGACCCAAGTCAGCGTTCCCACTTCTCCTCGAGCCACTTCCCGCCCCCGCACCCTGGAGAGTGTCCATGGTGGCGGCGAGCTGCACTGGGTGGGTGACGGCTTCCGCGTCCACACCCTCGTGCCGAGCGGCGGCCTGCGCCAGGAGCGGACCAGTCCGTTCCTGCTGCTCGACTACCATCCGCCCCATGACTACCCCGCGCTGGCGAAGGGCCAGCGGGGCGTCGGCTGGCATCCGCACCGTGGCTTCGAGACGGTGACGCTCGCATTCGAAGGTCACGTCGCGCACCGCGACAACGCGGGCCACTCCGGAGTCATCAGTCCCGGGGACGTGCAGTGGATGACGGCGGCGTCCGGCATCCTCCACGAGGAGTACCACGAGCACGACTTCTCCCGGCGCGGGGGCACGTTCCACATGCTCCAGCTCTGGGTGAACCTGCCTCGCCAGCACAAGATGTCCGCTCCGGGCTACCAGCCCATCACGAAGGAGCAGATTCCGGTGGTCCCCGTTCAAGGAGGCGGGGAGGCCACGGAGCACAGCCGGGTGCGCATCATCGCCGGGAGCTACGGTGACGCGAAGGGTCCCGCCAGGACCTTCACGCCCATCTCCATGCTCGACGTGAAGGTGCGCGCGGGCGAGGACTTCAACCTGTCGCTGCCCTCGAACCACAACGCCCTGGTGCTCGTCGCCAACGGCCGCGTGACGGTGGACGCGGAGAGCATCCGGAGCGGTGAGCTCGCGGTGTTCGCCAACGACGGGGAGACCCTCTCCCTCCGGGCCGGCGAGGACACGCACTTCATCGTCCTCGCGGGCGAGCCCATCCACGAGCCCATCGCCCATACCGGGCCGTTCGTGATGAACAACCACCGGGAGATCATCCAGGCCATCGACGACTTCGAGTCGGGCGCCTTCGGTGGGATTCCTGAGTAA
- a CDS encoding mechanosensitive ion channel family protein — MNVQQPVTILPWLSALQRQLEPWPMAWPVTVLAALLGVAWLANFVTKKILLRGLHHVIERLSGPEHDTRLALRAVERLSNVVPSVVIASGLSLVPGLPAALVVLLQGACHVWTVATLALAASHAFDASNAFYERRPDARNKPIKGYLQVAKIIVFVLAGLSIVATLAGVKLLHVLTGLGAATAVLMLIFQDTLLSLVASVQISGDGRVRIGDWIEMPSQNADGDVIDIALHTVTVQNWDKTITTIPTKKLISDSFKNWRGMRQSGGRRIKRSIYLDQHSVRFLDDALQPRIYQFALLDDYLASKREELGQWNAQVAAVHPEPVNARRLTNLGTFRAYVERYLRTHPRINQNMTLLVRQMAPTEHGLPLEIYCFTASTAWAEYEATQSDIFDHLLAILPEFGLRVFQQSSDAMFMGLQRAQDCATPVVRG; from the coding sequence ATGAATGTGCAACAACCCGTGACGATCCTGCCGTGGCTGAGCGCGCTTCAACGCCAGCTGGAGCCCTGGCCGATGGCCTGGCCGGTCACTGTGCTGGCGGCGCTGCTGGGGGTGGCCTGGCTGGCCAACTTCGTCACCAAGAAGATCCTGCTGCGCGGCCTGCACCATGTGATCGAGCGGCTGTCCGGCCCCGAGCACGACACCCGGCTGGCCTTGCGCGCGGTGGAGCGCCTGTCCAACGTGGTGCCGTCGGTGGTGATCGCCTCCGGGCTGTCGCTGGTGCCGGGTCTGCCGGCAGCGCTGGTGGTCCTGCTCCAGGGCGCCTGCCACGTGTGGACAGTGGCCACGCTCGCGCTGGCCGCCAGCCATGCCTTCGACGCTTCCAACGCGTTCTACGAACGCCGCCCGGATGCGCGGAACAAGCCGATCAAGGGCTACCTGCAGGTGGCCAAGATCATCGTCTTCGTACTGGCCGGCCTGTCCATCGTGGCCACCCTGGCCGGCGTGAAGCTGCTGCATGTGCTCACCGGTCTGGGCGCGGCCACGGCGGTGCTGATGCTGATCTTCCAGGACACGCTCCTGTCGCTGGTGGCCAGCGTGCAGATCAGCGGCGATGGTCGCGTGCGCATCGGTGACTGGATCGAGATGCCCAGCCAGAACGCCGACGGTGATGTGATCGATATTGCCCTGCACACGGTGACGGTGCAGAACTGGGACAAGACCATCACCACCATCCCGACCAAGAAGTTGATCAGCGACTCGTTCAAGAACTGGCGCGGCATGCGGCAGAGCGGTGGCCGCCGGATCAAGCGCTCGATCTACCTGGATCAGCACAGCGTGCGCTTCCTGGATGATGCGTTGCAGCCACGCATCTACCAGTTCGCATTGCTCGATGATTACCTGGCCAGCAAGCGCGAGGAGCTGGGGCAGTGGAATGCCCAAGTGGCCGCCGTGCATCCCGAGCCCGTCAATGCCCGCCGGCTGACCAACCTGGGCACGTTCCGCGCCTATGTGGAGCGCTACCTGCGCACCCACCCGCGCATCAACCAGAACATGACCCTACTGGTGCGTCAGATGGCACCGACCGAGCACGGCCTGCCCCTGGAGATCTACTGTTTCACCGCCTCCACGGCCTGGGCCGAGTACGAGGCGACCCAGTCGGACATCTTCGACCACCTGCTGGCGATCCTGCCCGAGTTCGGTCTGCGCGTGTTCCAGCAGTCCTCCGATGCGATGTTCATGGGCTTGCAGCGCGCCCAGGACTGTGCCACGCCGGTGGTGCGCGGCTGA
- a CDS encoding AAA family ATPase yields the protein MRIAVTGSHRVGKSTLIDLLGEELEGYRLAEEPYLLLEEEGYEFASPPSLEDFIEQLRFSAELLQAEKDSRDILFDRCPVDFLGYLQAHEDAEAFDLEEWHPRVRSAIQTLDLIVFVPIEAPDRIRLRAREDIHMRTAVDETLSRVLLDDPYELGVEVLTVHGTADARVKQVLARAIR from the coding sequence ATGCGCATCGCCGTGACGGGTTCACACCGGGTGGGCAAGTCGACGCTGATTGACTTGCTCGGAGAAGAGCTCGAGGGGTACCGGCTCGCGGAAGAGCCGTACCTCCTCCTCGAGGAAGAGGGTTACGAGTTCGCGTCTCCCCCCTCCCTGGAGGACTTCATCGAACAGCTCCGGTTCTCGGCCGAGCTGCTTCAAGCCGAGAAAGACTCACGCGACATCCTGTTCGACCGCTGCCCTGTCGACTTCCTGGGTTATCTCCAGGCGCATGAGGACGCGGAGGCGTTCGACCTGGAGGAATGGCATCCCCGGGTCCGCTCCGCCATCCAGACGCTCGACCTCATCGTCTTCGTGCCCATCGAGGCACCGGATCGCATCCGGCTCCGGGCCCGTGAAGACATCCACATGAGGACCGCGGTAGACGAGACGCTGTCCAGGGTGCTGCTCGACGACCCGTACGAGCTGGGCGTGGAGGTGCTCACCGTCCACGGCACGGCGGACGCGCGGGTGAAACAGGTCCTTGCACGGGCAATCCGCTGA
- a CDS encoding SDR family NAD(P)-dependent oxidoreductase yields the protein MNLISNSAIVTGAAQGIGRGIAERLMRDGANVLVFGRTQAKVEETARDLNRMFDGNARAVPFTGDVRRPEDVARSLEVATRELGLPGILVNNAGTATLAPLLDLPDEDFDQVMAINLKGPFLFMKAFARALVQAKKPGVVVNISSLNQLAVTDGLSHYCASKAGLANLSKVAASELGRHGIRVNVVAPGAIQTPLAESVGLIEVMGHEFLARTPLGKPCGMPSDVAGVVSFLCGEDAAWITGETISVDGGNHIRGLHSYWDMLSRAAK from the coding sequence GTGAATCTCATATCAAACAGTGCCATCGTGACGGGAGCTGCACAGGGCATCGGGCGGGGAATCGCCGAGCGACTGATGCGGGATGGGGCCAACGTGCTTGTCTTTGGCCGGACTCAGGCGAAGGTGGAGGAGACCGCCAGGGACCTCAACCGCATGTTCGACGGGAATGCGCGCGCCGTGCCTTTCACGGGTGACGTCCGCCGGCCGGAGGATGTCGCCCGGAGTCTCGAGGTCGCCACGCGCGAGCTGGGCCTGCCAGGAATTCTGGTGAACAACGCGGGGACCGCCACGCTGGCGCCGCTGCTCGACCTGCCGGACGAGGACTTCGACCAGGTGATGGCCATCAACCTGAAGGGGCCCTTCCTGTTCATGAAGGCCTTCGCGCGGGCGCTCGTGCAGGCCAAGAAGCCCGGCGTGGTGGTCAACATCTCCTCCCTGAACCAGCTCGCGGTGACGGATGGGTTGTCGCACTACTGCGCGTCGAAGGCGGGACTGGCGAACCTCTCGAAGGTCGCCGCGTCGGAGCTCGGGCGGCATGGAATCCGGGTGAATGTGGTGGCCCCTGGAGCCATCCAGACACCGCTGGCGGAGAGTGTCGGACTCATCGAGGTCATGGGTCATGAGTTCCTGGCTCGCACGCCGCTGGGCAAGCCGTGTGGAATGCCGTCGGATGTCGCGGGCGTGGTCTCCTTCCTGTGCGGCGAGGACGCGGCGTGGATCACCGGGGAGACCATCTCCGTCGATGGTGGAAACCACATCCGTGGCCTGCACAGCTACTGGGACATGCTGAGCCGCGCCGCGAAGTAG
- a CDS encoding PQQ-dependent sugar dehydrogenase — protein sequence MAGRIQRIREVGQGPDGAIWLLQDGKAGRLLKLTPKGQ from the coding sequence TTGGCCGGACGGATACAGCGCATCCGCGAGGTCGGACAGGGCCCGGATGGCGCCATCTGGCTGCTCCAGGACGGCAAGGCCGGCCGCCTGCTCAAGCTCACGCCCAAGGGCCAGTAA
- a CDS encoding dihydroneopterin aldolase: MFDLEMGVDNRKPAATDDIAHTLNYKAVSKRLIEFVGQSDFGLVETLAERCAAIVLEEFGVQWLRLKLSKPGAVRGARGGGAHRT; this comes from the coding sequence GTGTTCGATCTGGAAATGGGCGTTGACAACCGCAAGCCCGCCGCCACCGACGACATCGCGCACACCCTCAACTACAAGGCCGTCTCCAAGCGACTGATCGAGTTCGTCGGCCAGTCTGACTTCGGTCTGGTGGAGACCCTGGCCGAGCGTTGCGCGGCCATCGTGCTGGAGGAGTTCGGCGTGCAGTGGCTGCGCCTGAAGCTGTCCAAGCCCGGCGCGGTACGTGGCGCGCGCGGTGGGGGTGCTCATCGAACGTAG
- a CDS encoding RsmE family RNA methyltransferase encodes MDRAPPRPRRPGHAHVSPPVASLGVDRVILVNAARVEKSYFDSKVMADEFVHELLVLGLKQARDTVLPEILVRSRFRPFVEDELDALCSDSPVRLIPHPPASTPVEALAPLPAENAVLAIGPEGGWVPFEVELIQARGFTPFSLGPRILRVEVAVPLLLGQLALLIHASADVVAFRREPNSLSTAWGRTHGPRRIHPGRESEPRRYFAARLSMSQ; translated from the coding sequence GTGGACCGAGCGCCGCCTCGCCCACGCCGGCCTGGGCACGCGCACGTCTCGCCACCGGTCGCCAGCCTTGGCGTGGATCGCGTGATCCTCGTCAACGCCGCACGGGTGGAGAAGAGCTACTTCGATTCCAAGGTCATGGCCGACGAATTCGTGCATGAGCTCCTGGTCCTCGGGCTCAAGCAGGCGCGCGACACGGTACTGCCGGAGATCCTGGTGCGCTCGCGCTTCCGACCATTCGTCGAAGACGAGCTCGATGCGCTCTGTTCGGACAGCCCGGTGCGCCTCATCCCCCACCCTCCGGCCAGCACGCCGGTGGAAGCACTCGCTCCCCTCCCAGCGGAAAACGCGGTCTTGGCCATCGGGCCGGAGGGCGGCTGGGTTCCCTTTGAAGTTGAACTCATCCAGGCCCGAGGCTTCACTCCCTTCAGCCTCGGCCCCCGGATCCTGCGAGTCGAAGTCGCCGTGCCCCTGTTGCTGGGACAGCTCGCGCTCCTGATTCACGCCTCGGCTGATGTGGTCGCGTTCCGGAGAGAGCCGAACAGCTTGAGTACCGCCTGGGGCCGCACCCACGGCCCACGACGAATTCATCCGGGCCGTGAATCAGAGCCGCGCCGCTACTTCGCGGCGCGGCTCAGCATGTCCCAGTAG